The genome window CTCCACCCGGCGCTTGGCCCGGGCCGAAAAATGGCATTTCTCCCCTTCGGCCAGCAGCACCGGCCCCGGGTCGTACACCGGCAGCGGCAAGGCCGGGTCCCCCACCGCGCGCAGCGCGCGCTTGACCCGTTTGGGAATGGGCGGCTGCAGGCCCTTGGCCACCTGGAAATAGTCATAACAATCCCGCAACCAGCCCGTGAGCAGCAGCCCAACCGTCAGCAGATAGCATACGCCCCACACGGTCTCCCCCTCGCGGAACTTATGCAATCCAAACCAGCCGCCCGCCGCGCACAGGATAAAGTCCTTCCATTTTTCATCCATCGCTCTTCCCCCCGGGGCTATCGCCCTTTTATCCGCTTATTCCATTCACCTCTGGCCACGCTCCTGTGCCCGCCAAAGGTTTTACCTCTATGCCAAACCAAGCTGGGCTATCGCCCTTTTTTCCGCTTATTCCATTAACCTCTGGCCACGCTCTTGCGCCCGCCAAAGGTTTTACCTCTATACCAAGCCGCGCTGGGCCTTCGCCCTTTTTTCCGCTCCATCATCGGCCTTTGGCTATGCTTTTTGCGCCCGCCAAAGGTTTTACCTCTATACCAAGCCGCGCTGGGCCTTCGCCCTTTTTTCCGCTCCATCATCGGCCTTTGGCTATGCTTTTTACGCTCGCCGAAGGCTTTACCTCTATGCCAAACCAAGCTGGGCTTTCGCCCTTTTATCCGCTTATTCCATTAACCTCTGTCCGCGCTCTTGCGCCCGCCGAAGGCTTTACCTCTATACCAAGCCGCGCTGGGCTACCGCCCTTTTATCCGCTTATTCCATTAACCTCTGTCCGCGCTCTTGCGCCCGCCAAGCACCATCCTCCGCGCTCACCACGACTGTCATTCCGAGCGCAGCGAGGAATCTCTTGCCCACCGCTTGGCCTGTCCGCACCTCACCTCTTACGGCCCGGCGCGCCTGCCGACGCAAAAGCCCTTCGCTCTGCCCTGCGGCTTTCCCGGCAAAAGGCTTTTCTCCCTTTCCCATTTAGCGCCTGGCAACCGCCTTTCCTGCGCTTATGGCCGGTGGAGGAACTACTCGTCCAGCCAATCCGGCCGCATCACGGGCGTAAAGGCAAAAAGCCGCCCCTCGTATGCCTGGCGCACCGCCTGGGGCAGCGCCTCCAGCACCTGCGGCATGCCCGCCAGGTAAGCGATCGGCAACCCCAGCGTCCGGGCCACGGCCTGCACCACCTGCTGGCCCGCCATCAGCGTATCCGCATCCGTTTCCAGCGCCAGGTTGGTGTTATTGATCAGCGCGCTCACCTTCAGCTGGCTTTTCGCCTCGATCTGTGCCAGCAGCCCGGCGATCTCCTCGGGCGTGCCGCTCAGCGGCCGGCAGGCGTTGACCACGTACAGCAATTCGTACCCTTCCCGCTCAAAATAGCGGTGGTACCGCCCCAGCGCCGCTGCGCCGGTGGCGTCCCCGCCCACGTCAAACACCACCTGCACATCCGGGTCCTCAAATACGGCGACGATCTCGCCCGGCAAAGAGGGCAGGTCCAGATTCGTGCCCGCAAAGTTAGGGGCGTACACCTTCACCCCCAGCGCCTCCAGGGCCTGCCGCTGCGTGGAGGAGCGGAAATAAGGGTTCACGATATCCAGATCCACCAGCGCCGTCCTTCCCTTCGCCGCCAGGCGGCGGGCCATCTCCAGGGCGATCTCGGTCTTGCCGGAGCCATAATTGCCCGTCAGGATGCTGATCCTGTTCAATGTTCTTCCTCCTCATTCTCAGGTGTCTGCGTTTCCTCCGGGTATTCCGGCCACACTTCGTCCTGTATCCCCGTCTCCTGCGCTGCTTGTGGATATTCCCCGGCCCAGGCCTCCCCGTCCTCTTCATCTTCCGGCCAGCTGGCCTGCTCGGGGTATTCTTCCCACTGCGCGCCGGCATCCTCTGTCCTCTCATCCGCCTGCGGAGCGGCGCCTTCCGCCATTATCTCCGCCGCCTGCCCGTGGGCAAATCCCTCCTGTATCGGGGCCATCAGCGGGTCGTCCTCCCGCTCGCCTAAGGGGGTGTGCGCCTCTTCCTCCTTTTTACGGGGATGGAAGAAGCGGTCTTTCAAATTGCGCAGGCCGTCATCCCACTTATCCAGCGTCCGGCTGACGCGCTGGCGCGCCGGCAGCTTTTCCGCCTGCGGCGCATGGGCTACCTTTGCTCTGGAGATGCGTCGGTCCAACACCCCCAGTACGATCAGCACCAGCCCCATGCACACGGCCAGTATCGTCATGGCCAGATCCAAGCTGCCGCTAAACACGCTGGCGATCCATTCCATATTCATATCCCGTCGGGCCTTGCGGCCCGCTCACCTCTTTTCCCGGGGCGGCGCCGTTTCTCTCCGCCCGTCTGATATTATCTTACCCCACCAAAGGGTTTTTGACAATTTTAATTGCGCATCCGGCGGATATTCTCCGTTCCGTCCGGCCTTATTCCGCCCGGCCTTTTCTACATCTCCTGCGCGGCCAGCATCTTCAGCGCCGCAGCCGCCCCGTCCACCGCGCTGGAGACGATGCCCCCGGCATACCCCGCGCCCTCTCCGGCCGGATACAGCCCCGACAGCCCCAGCGCGCAGCCATCCTCGCCCCGGCGCACCCGCACCGGCGAGGAGGAGCGGGTCTCTACCCCCGTCATCACCGCGTCGGGCAGGGCAAAGCCCCGCAGCCGCCGGTCAAAGGCCGCAAGCCCCGCGGCTATTCCCTGGGCGGCATAGCCCGGCAGGCACTCCCGCAGGTCCGCCCCCCGCACGCCGGGCTGAAAGGAAGGTGCCACCGCCCCAAAGCGCACGGTCCTGCACCCGGCGGTAAAGTCTGCCGCCCGCTGGGCCGGGGCAATAAATCCGCCGCCCCCTGCCGCAAAGGCCAGCTGCTCAAAATGCCGCTGGTATGCAAGGCCGCTTAGCGGGTCCCCCGCCTGCATAAAGTCCTCCGGCCACACCTGGGTCAAGATCGCGCTGTTGGCGTTGCGCCCATCCCGTGCGTGGTAGCTCATGCCGTTGACCGCCAGCGCTCCCTGCTCCGAGGCGCTGAGCACCACCTCGCCCCCCGGGCACATGCAAAAGGTGTATACGCCCCGGCCGTCCGGCGCTTTGGCCGTAAGCGCATAGCTGGCCGCGCCCAGCGCCGGACGGCCGGCAAAGGGCCCGTACTGCGCCCGGTCGATCATCTCCTGCGGGTGCTCGATGCGCACCCCCAGCGCAAAGGGCTTGGGCTCCAGCGCCGCGCCCCGGCTGCGCAGCATGGCATAGGTATCCCGCGCGCTGTGCCCGGTGCAAAGGGCTACCGCCCCGCAGGGTATGCGCGTCCCATCCTGCATCACAACGCCCCGCACCCGGCCATCTCTCACCTCCAGGTCCGCCACCTTTGCCCCAAAGCGGAATTCTCCGCCCAGCGCCTCGATCTGGCGGCGCAGCTGGGTCACGGTTTCCCGCAGCCGGTCGGTACCCACGTGGGCGCGCACGTCGTACACGGCCTCCTCCCCGGCGCCCGCGGCGGCCAGAGCCTCCAGCACATACCGCCCCAGGGTGTGCTGCTTGCCCCGCCAGGTCAGCTTCCCGTCCGAGAAGGTGCCCGCGCCCCCCTCGCCAAAGAGCAGGTTGCTCTCCTCGTCCAACACGCCCTGGCCCATCAGACGCTGGACGTCCTTGGCACGCTGGGCCACCTTTTGCCCCCGCTCCAGTACCAAGGGCCGCGCCCCTGCCCGGGCCAGCGTCAGCGCGCAAAAAAGCCCTGCTGGGCCCGCGCCCACCACCACCGGGCGAAGGGTAAACGCCGCCTGGGGGATGGACAGCGCCTCTTTTTCCGGGGCGATCCTGTCGCTGCCCCGCAGGCGCACCCGCCCTTCGGGTCCGGCCAGGCGCACCTGGACCGATACCTTAAAGTGCACGTCTTTTTTATCCCGCGCGTCTACCGAGCGGCGCAGGATCTGCACTTCCTCGATCTCCCGGCGCGCCAGCTTCAGCCGCTGGGCCGCCCGGTCGTATAGCGCCCCGTTCTCCTCTTCCAGCCCCAGGCGCAGCTCATGTAACTCTATCAAATCCTATTCTCCTTTTTCCGTCCTTATCCCACAAAAAGCGCGCACCCCCGCCGCATATGAGAAGTACCGGGCATAATCCACTTATGTCCGGTACTCATCGGCCCGCATCGCGCCCGCAAGCACAGGGGCACGCTTTTTATTGGACGATCACCCGCACCTTATCCGGGAGGATCGCCTCTACCCGCAGCGTTTCATCGTCCAGCCTGCTGGCTACAGCCAGGGTGTATTCCCCGGGGCTTAAATCGGTCACGTCCACCTCCAGGTGCACGCCCGCCTCGGTCAGCCGGTCGATAGCGCTGCTCATCCCGGTAATGGTGGCCTTTACGGTGCTTTCGGCCGTGCCCACCTGCTCGCCGTCCTTCATCTGGTAGACCGGCAGCTCCAGCGTCTTGCTCTTTTCGGCCTCGCCGATGCGCACCACCACTTCGACCTCTTCATAGTCCACATACTTCAGCCCGCTGGGCAGGCGCAGCTTCACCTTTTGCGCCACGTCGCTGGAGGCGCCCTCCACCGAGAGGGATTCCAGCGTCACGCTGTCCAGCGCGTCCAGCACATCCTGCGGCCCAGCGCAAAGCACGCTCTCCGGGCTGCACTCGATATCCTTCACCTCGTACCCGGGGGCTACCGCGTCCCGGCCTACCAAGTTCACCATTTCGCTGATGTCGATCCGCTGGGCCGGGTAGATGGGCACATCCACCGTGACCGAGTGGGTGGAAAGCGTCAGCGCCGCCGGGTCCACCTTTGCGCCGATCTCGTCAAACAGCACGATCTCCCGCGTGCCCGAGTAGGTCTCCGTCGCCCCGGCCAGGTTCAGCTCCACCCGCGCCTTTTCCACCTGCTCTACCACGCTCTTGGCCCCGGAGATGTCCACCGTATTTTGCCCCAGGGTGCACTCGCCCTGCCAGTACCCCTCCGGCACCGTGCCCACCTGGTCGCAGGAGATCTGCACCGTCTTTTTCACCAGCGGCTCGATCTGCACCGTCACCTCGCTGGGCCGCACGCTGACCACCTCGCCGGTGGAGGTATAGGCCGAGACCCGCAGGGTCTGCTCCCCTTCGGCTGAAACGCCTGAAAAGTCGATGCGCACGCTGATCCGGTCCGCCGAGACCGAGCGCAGCTTGGATTGCTGTACCGAAAGGGAAACATCCGCCTTCAGCTGGAGAATATCCGCTAGGTTGGCGCAGGCCAGCCCGCTTTGCTCCATGGTCTCCACGCCCGATACGGTGATGGAAAGGCCCCGGT of Luoshenia tenuis contains these proteins:
- a CDS encoding NAD(P)/FAD-dependent oxidoreductase is translated as MIELHELRLGLEEENGALYDRAAQRLKLARREIEEVQILRRSVDARDKKDVHFKVSVQVRLAGPEGRVRLRGSDRIAPEKEALSIPQAAFTLRPVVVGAGPAGLFCALTLARAGARPLVLERGQKVAQRAKDVQRLMGQGVLDEESNLLFGEGGAGTFSDGKLTWRGKQHTLGRYVLEALAAAGAGEEAVYDVRAHVGTDRLRETVTQLRRQIEALGGEFRFGAKVADLEVRDGRVRGVVMQDGTRIPCGAVALCTGHSARDTYAMLRSRGAALEPKPFALGVRIEHPQEMIDRAQYGPFAGRPALGAASYALTAKAPDGRGVYTFCMCPGGEVVLSASEQGALAVNGMSYHARDGRNANSAILTQVWPEDFMQAGDPLSGLAYQRHFEQLAFAAGGGGFIAPAQRAADFTAGCRTVRFGAVAPSFQPGVRGADLRECLPGYAAQGIAAGLAAFDRRLRGFALPDAVMTGVETRSSSPVRVRRGEDGCALGLSGLYPAGEGAGYAGGIVSSAVDGAAAALKMLAAQEM
- a CDS encoding ATP-binding protein gives rise to the protein MNRISILTGNYGSGKTEIALEMARRLAAKGRTALVDLDIVNPYFRSSTQRQALEALGVKVYAPNFAGTNLDLPSLPGEIVAVFEDPDVQVVFDVGGDATGAAALGRYHRYFEREGYELLYVVNACRPLSGTPEEIAGLLAQIEAKSQLKVSALINNTNLALETDADTLMAGQQVVQAVARTLGLPIAYLAGMPQVLEALPQAVRQAYEGRLFAFTPVMRPDWLDE
- a CDS encoding NINE protein encodes the protein MDEKWKDFILCAAGGWFGLHKFREGETVWGVCYLLTVGLLLTGWLRDCYDYFQVAKGLQPPIPKRVKRALRAVGDPALPLPVYDPGPVLLAEGEKCHFSARAKRRVESAQAETQGAPQVFLRGMLVITDQRAVFAASRGGFDVKLEAIEKLDCASRYFFLQTREERYALKCREARYAWQTLQRILHERGEEGKTAQEI
- a CDS encoding CdaR family protein; the protein is MKEKLINICKRVGTRLRHNLLLKIMAVFFAVILWSYVMGVTDPARTHVYRGLSITVSGVETMEQSGLACANLADILQLKADVSLSVQQSKLRSVSADRISVRIDFSGVSAEGEQTLRVSAYTSTGEVVSVRPSEVTVQIEPLVKKTVQISCDQVGTVPEGYWQGECTLGQNTVDISGAKSVVEQVEKARVELNLAGATETYSGTREIVLFDEIGAKVDPAALTLSTHSVTVDVPIYPAQRIDISEMVNLVGRDAVAPGYEVKDIECSPESVLCAGPQDVLDALDSVTLESLSVEGASSDVAQKVKLRLPSGLKYVDYEEVEVVVRIGEAEKSKTLELPVYQMKDGEQVGTAESTVKATITGMSSAIDRLTEAGVHLEVDVTDLSPGEYTLAVASRLDDETLRVEAILPDKVRVIVQ